One genomic segment of Peromyscus leucopus breed LL Stock chromosome 23, UCI_PerLeu_2.1, whole genome shotgun sequence includes these proteins:
- the Rabgef1 gene encoding rab5 GDP/GTP exchange factor isoform X3 has protein sequence MQTRGKVPPEKVEKIMDQIEKHIMTRLYKFVFCPETTDDEKKDLAIQKRIRALHWVTPQMLCVPVNEEIPEVSDMVVKAITDIIEMDSKRVPRDKLACITRCSKHIFNAIKITKNEPASADDFLPTLIYIVLKGNPPRLQSNIQYITRFCNPSRLMTGEDGYYFTNLCCAVAFIEKLDAQSLNLSQEDFDRYMSGQTSPRKQESESWSPEACLGVKQMYKNLDLLSQLNERQERIMNEAKKLEKDLIDWTDGIAKEVQDIVEKYPLEIKPPNQPLAAIDSENVENDKLPPPLQPQVYAG, from the exons ATGCAGACTCGTGGGAAAG TGCCTCCAGAGAAAGTGGAGAAGATAATGGATCAGATTGAGAAGCACATCATGACCCGTCTCTATAAATTTGTGTTCTGCCCTGAGACTACTGATGATGAGAAGAAAGATCTTGCCATTCAAAAGAGGATCAG GGCTCTGCACTGGGTGACACCTCAGATGCTCTGTGTCCCCGTCAATGAAGAAATCCCGGAAGTGTCTGACATGGTGGTGAAAGCGATCACAG ACATCATTGAGATGGACTCAAAGCGTGTGCCTCGGGACAAGCTAGCCTGCATCACCAGGTGCAGCAAACACATCTTCAACGCCATCAAGATCACCAAGAATGAGCCAGCCTCTGCCGACGACTTCTTGCCCACCCTCATCTACATCGTCCTGAAGGGCAACCCCCCTCGCCTGCAGTCCAACATCCAGTACATCACTCGCTTCTGCAACCCCAGCAGGCTTATGACGGGCGAAGATGGCTACTACTTCACCAACCTG tGCTGCGCTGTGGCTTTCATTGAGAAATTGGATGCTCAGTCGTTGAATTTAAGTCAGGAGGATTTTGACCGATACATGTCCGGCCAGACTTCCCCAAGGAAGCAGGAGTCTGAGAGTTGGTCCCCCGAAGCCTGCTTAGGTGTGAAGCAAATGTATAAGAACTTGGACCTCCTGTCTCAGTTGAATGAACGGCAGGAAAGGATCATGAATGAAGCCAAGAAACTTGAAAAAGACTTAATAGACTGGACAGATGGAATTGCCAAGGAAGTTCAAGACATTGTTGAGAAATACCCACTTGAGATTAAGCCCCCAAACCAACCCTTAGCAGCCATTGACTCTGAAAACGTGGAGAACGACAAGCTCCCGCCGCCACTGCAGCCGCAGGTGTACGCAGGGTGA
- the Rabgef1 gene encoding rab5 GDP/GTP exchange factor isoform X2, translating into MSLKSERRGIHVDQSELLCKKGCGYYGNPAWQGFCSKCWREEYHKARQKQIQEDWELAERLQREEEEAFASSQSSQGAQSLTFSKFEEKKTNEKTRKVTTVKKFFSASSRVGSKKEIQEAKAPSPSINRQTSIETDRVTKEFIDFLKTFHKTGQEIYKQTKMFLEAMHYKRDLSIEEQSECTQDFYQNVAERMQTRGKVPPEKVEKIMDQIEKHIMTRLYKFVFCPETTDDEKKDLAIQKRIRALHWVTPQMLCVPVNEEIPEVSDMVVKAITDIIEMDSKRVPRDKLACITRCSKHIFNAIKITKNEPASADDFLPTLIYIVLKGNPPRLQSNIQYITRFCNPSRLMTGEDGYYFTNLCCAVAFIEKLDAQSLNLSQEDFDRYMSGQTSPRKQESESWSPEACLGVKQMYKNLDLLSQLNERQERIMNEAKKLEKDLIDWTDGIAKEVQDIVEKYPLEIKPPNQPLAAIDSENVENDKLPPPLQPQVYAG; encoded by the exons ATGAGCCTGAAGTCCGAACGCCGGGGAATTCATGTGGATCAATCTGAGCTCCTGTGCAAGAAAGGATGCGGTTACTACGGCAACCCTGCCTGGCAGGGtttctgctccaagtgctggaggGAGGAGTACCACAAGGCCCGGCAGAAACAGATCCAAGAGGACTGGGAACTGGCAGAAAG ACTTCAgcgggaggaggaagaggccttCGCTAGCAGCCAGAGCAGCCAGGGAGCTCAGTCCCTCACATTCTCCAAGTTcgaggaaaagaaaaccaatgaGAAGACCCGCAAGGTCACCACGGTGAAGAAGTTCTTCAGTGCCTCTTCCAGGGTTGGATCCAAGAAGG AAATTCAGGAAGCCAAagctcccagtccctccataaaCCGGCAAACCAGCATTGAGACGGATCGAGTGACTAAAGAGTTCATAGACTTTCTCAAGACCTTCCACAAGACAGGCCAAGAAATCTATAAACAGACGAAGATGTTTTTGGAAGCAATGCATTACAAAAGG GATTTGAGCATTGAGGAGCAGTCAGAATGTACTCAGGACTTTTACCAGAATGTGGCCGAAAGAATGCAGACTCGTGGGAAAG TGCCTCCAGAGAAAGTGGAGAAGATAATGGATCAGATTGAGAAGCACATCATGACCCGTCTCTATAAATTTGTGTTCTGCCCTGAGACTACTGATGATGAGAAGAAAGATCTTGCCATTCAAAAGAGGATCAG GGCTCTGCACTGGGTGACACCTCAGATGCTCTGTGTCCCCGTCAATGAAGAAATCCCGGAAGTGTCTGACATGGTGGTGAAAGCGATCACAG ACATCATTGAGATGGACTCAAAGCGTGTGCCTCGGGACAAGCTAGCCTGCATCACCAGGTGCAGCAAACACATCTTCAACGCCATCAAGATCACCAAGAATGAGCCAGCCTCTGCCGACGACTTCTTGCCCACCCTCATCTACATCGTCCTGAAGGGCAACCCCCCTCGCCTGCAGTCCAACATCCAGTACATCACTCGCTTCTGCAACCCCAGCAGGCTTATGACGGGCGAAGATGGCTACTACTTCACCAACCTG tGCTGCGCTGTGGCTTTCATTGAGAAATTGGATGCTCAGTCGTTGAATTTAAGTCAGGAGGATTTTGACCGATACATGTCCGGCCAGACTTCCCCAAGGAAGCAGGAGTCTGAGAGTTGGTCCCCCGAAGCCTGCTTAGGTGTGAAGCAAATGTATAAGAACTTGGACCTCCTGTCTCAGTTGAATGAACGGCAGGAAAGGATCATGAATGAAGCCAAGAAACTTGAAAAAGACTTAATAGACTGGACAGATGGAATTGCCAAGGAAGTTCAAGACATTGTTGAGAAATACCCACTTGAGATTAAGCCCCCAAACCAACCCTTAGCAGCCATTGACTCTGAAAACGTGGAGAACGACAAGCTCCCGCCGCCACTGCAGCCGCAGGTGTACGCAGGGTGA
- the Rabgef1 gene encoding rab5 GDP/GTP exchange factor isoform X1 — protein MSLKSERRGIHVDQSELLCKKGCGYYGNPAWQGFCSKCWREEYHKARQKQIQEDWELAERLQREEEEAFASSQSSQGAQSLTFSKFEEKKTNEKTRKVTTVKKFFSASSRVGSKKAEIQEAKAPSPSINRQTSIETDRVTKEFIDFLKTFHKTGQEIYKQTKMFLEAMHYKRDLSIEEQSECTQDFYQNVAERMQTRGKVPPEKVEKIMDQIEKHIMTRLYKFVFCPETTDDEKKDLAIQKRIRALHWVTPQMLCVPVNEEIPEVSDMVVKAITDIIEMDSKRVPRDKLACITRCSKHIFNAIKITKNEPASADDFLPTLIYIVLKGNPPRLQSNIQYITRFCNPSRLMTGEDGYYFTNLCCAVAFIEKLDAQSLNLSQEDFDRYMSGQTSPRKQESESWSPEACLGVKQMYKNLDLLSQLNERQERIMNEAKKLEKDLIDWTDGIAKEVQDIVEKYPLEIKPPNQPLAAIDSENVENDKLPPPLQPQVYAG, from the exons ATGAGCCTGAAGTCCGAACGCCGGGGAATTCATGTGGATCAATCTGAGCTCCTGTGCAAGAAAGGATGCGGTTACTACGGCAACCCTGCCTGGCAGGGtttctgctccaagtgctggaggGAGGAGTACCACAAGGCCCGGCAGAAACAGATCCAAGAGGACTGGGAACTGGCAGAAAG ACTTCAgcgggaggaggaagaggccttCGCTAGCAGCCAGAGCAGCCAGGGAGCTCAGTCCCTCACATTCTCCAAGTTcgaggaaaagaaaaccaatgaGAAGACCCGCAAGGTCACCACGGTGAAGAAGTTCTTCAGTGCCTCTTCCAGGGTTGGATCCAAGAAGG CAGAAATTCAGGAAGCCAAagctcccagtccctccataaaCCGGCAAACCAGCATTGAGACGGATCGAGTGACTAAAGAGTTCATAGACTTTCTCAAGACCTTCCACAAGACAGGCCAAGAAATCTATAAACAGACGAAGATGTTTTTGGAAGCAATGCATTACAAAAGG GATTTGAGCATTGAGGAGCAGTCAGAATGTACTCAGGACTTTTACCAGAATGTGGCCGAAAGAATGCAGACTCGTGGGAAAG TGCCTCCAGAGAAAGTGGAGAAGATAATGGATCAGATTGAGAAGCACATCATGACCCGTCTCTATAAATTTGTGTTCTGCCCTGAGACTACTGATGATGAGAAGAAAGATCTTGCCATTCAAAAGAGGATCAG GGCTCTGCACTGGGTGACACCTCAGATGCTCTGTGTCCCCGTCAATGAAGAAATCCCGGAAGTGTCTGACATGGTGGTGAAAGCGATCACAG ACATCATTGAGATGGACTCAAAGCGTGTGCCTCGGGACAAGCTAGCCTGCATCACCAGGTGCAGCAAACACATCTTCAACGCCATCAAGATCACCAAGAATGAGCCAGCCTCTGCCGACGACTTCTTGCCCACCCTCATCTACATCGTCCTGAAGGGCAACCCCCCTCGCCTGCAGTCCAACATCCAGTACATCACTCGCTTCTGCAACCCCAGCAGGCTTATGACGGGCGAAGATGGCTACTACTTCACCAACCTG tGCTGCGCTGTGGCTTTCATTGAGAAATTGGATGCTCAGTCGTTGAATTTAAGTCAGGAGGATTTTGACCGATACATGTCCGGCCAGACTTCCCCAAGGAAGCAGGAGTCTGAGAGTTGGTCCCCCGAAGCCTGCTTAGGTGTGAAGCAAATGTATAAGAACTTGGACCTCCTGTCTCAGTTGAATGAACGGCAGGAAAGGATCATGAATGAAGCCAAGAAACTTGAAAAAGACTTAATAGACTGGACAGATGGAATTGCCAAGGAAGTTCAAGACATTGTTGAGAAATACCCACTTGAGATTAAGCCCCCAAACCAACCCTTAGCAGCCATTGACTCTGAAAACGTGGAGAACGACAAGCTCCCGCCGCCACTGCAGCCGCAGGTGTACGCAGGGTGA